tattttatagttaccTAAATCTAAAGTAGCGAACACTCTCTGAACACTTAATCTCAGAATCTTATATATTTTACGTCTTTATGCacaatgaatataaaataaattctagtTCGTATATCTTTATCGGTAGTAAAAATTCGGTAAGCGTTCTAACTTAACTACTTTGAACGATAgctttatatttacataaagtATACATATCACTTCTTTATAACCTTAAAGCCGACACATTGTCATTTTCACTTTTCAGCgccattttttatgaaaataattaaaagcgtTAACAATTGATTGTTTTTCTGTGCATGTACATGCAACTTTACTTACAGAATTGTGCAGTCAGAATGAAATTTCACATATTGCTCATTTGGTGTGATAGTAGTAGAAATGGCGCGGCTTACAAATCTGTAAAGCGTCAATCCACAAAGTCAGACGTACGGTTGTAATTACACATAAGAGTCATTTGGATGTATCGACCAGATTATTGTTTTGGGGGCTTGTTAAAGTTTGCTATCAGGTGTGGTCCGCGACACTGGCCGCCGTGCCGGCGCGACGCGCTGGCGCCACGCGGCCCATGAACGACCTGATCTCCTCAAAGTACGTCTCTTCCGGAGATCTCCGACGGTTGTCGTCCCCGTTTTCCGCTTCGTGCTTCTTCAGATGCCTATCCAAATTTGTTTGCTGGCCGAAGCACCGGTCGCAGTGACGACACCGAAACGGCCGCTCTTTGTTGTGAATGTTCCTCACGTGCCGTTGCAGGTTGGACGATATCGAGAAGGATCGTTCACAGTACTTGCAGCGATAGGGCTGTTCGCCCGTGTGTGTCCGTAAATGTCTCGTCAAGTTCGCACTACGCGGAAACGCTTTCCCACAATAGGAGCAGGTGTACCGGTCGCGGGCCCTGTTTACTCCGGGGTTCTGCGGGACGGGCGGCGCACGCGGGGCGCCGGGCGCGAGCAGGGTAGCGGCCGCCGCCGGTAGGAACGGGTAGCGGCCGAACGACGCCGGCAGGGCGAGGGGCAGGCGCCGACAGAACTGCAGCAGGGCGGGGTGCGCCGGGTGGGCTGGATGCGTCGGGTGCGTCGGGTGCGGAGGCGGCGAGGGGATGATGAGGTTGCAGTTCTCATCTTCCAGCCGCTGCGGGCGCTTGTGCGTGACTCGCAGGTCGAGGGGCTCGTCGGCGCGCGGGGAGCCGAGGGGGCTGGGGTGTCGCTCTAGGGGCGAGGAGGGCGGGGAGGCGAGGCGGCGCGGCGCCGCGTGCTTTTCGCGCATGGCGGCCGCCGCGCACGCGCTCATCGGGCTCGTGCGCCACCGACCTGGAACAACAGAACGCTCTATTAAAATACATTCGCCGGATCAcccatcacatttttttttattaacaaactgcctcgttggtctggTGGTAAACCACCAATTCGTATGATAGTTGGAACTATACTTTTAATTCCTTGTTCTATAAAAAGGAAGGCTTGTAGTGGGCCAATCAGATAATGATTGtgattaaatattctttattattattagaccaataaataattttattcccgCAAAAGTAGTCGGAAAAAGCTGTTTGgaagtgggtacaacaataatcCAGCGGGTCGGGCTCAAACTAAGACTCTAGGTCATAAATTCGACCCCTTTaccacaataaatattataatatttactgtgtCTTTACCGTTCTACTGACGCTTCagtcattattatttatcatcaatGATCAACACCGATTGCTCGAAAAGAGTAAGTTCCTATTCTGTAAGTTCATACAGAGTTCGTATAATGTTAAGCTGTACTGCAATGACGAAACAGCGTGACCGGTGCACGGGAGAGGGCATCAGATCGAGCTCCTACGCTCGCCTTCGACGCACGCCCACTGCCTTGCGACATCGAAAACTAGAGCAATTGATACAGAAacgatgttttttaaattaattattaacgatACTTTATTGGGTACTTGATGAGGTAAATACATATTTGCAGCGAACGTGATTGCAAACGCTAAATCATAATGCTGATAGAATTCAACGATACCGATCTTAATAGTGCTTGCGGTATAAAGTTATCGATACAACATAATTAGAGAcctgttgtttaaaaaaaaagttaacattaataTGTGATAGAGAAAACGAGGAGAGTTAATTTTATGCACAtgcaatttctttttaaaaatgtacatgAATATCTTCTTACATAAAAACTAGTCTAGTTTATCTCGGCTCCTTGTCCCTTTCACTGATCTAGTTTGTGCCCACACCGATACTTGTAAAAAAGTCGCTTTGCTTCCACTGAACAACTTCATCGGTGTATGATCGATCGGCTCGCACTCATCACCCACGTATCTTCTATCTCGCTTATACTAATAGTTTACGTGTACGCATATGTGTCGTGATTTCATTACGCATTAAGTGTGACAGATTGTATTATGCGTGCAATGTCTACAATCAATATGTTACaatgttttacttttttgtcTTTAATCGACCAAAACAGCAATTTTAACACCACATTATCTTTACACTTTTTTGTTCTAATACGATAACATAGCCTTTTAATAGTGTGGTATTGCCGAGTTAATGTTTAGGGTCTTTCAGTATATAGGTACCAGCGGCGaaaagttcatgcaagccgattcccgtcgggttacatttaaaaatctatGCATATTCACTATTGTACTCTAGATATacgagaaaccggagtttgtatcacgctatataaatttccttttctttgggacggcttaccttcatctaaattataTCCTTCGCCAGATAGGTACTTCATTGTTTTCAACAGGGAACTTAATTTGGAgcgaatttcttaaaaagtaaatgtaaaatgctATTTTATTGTACTTTCTAGGACGTCTGTAACAGTAAAAGTCTTTACCGATAGTAAATAAATgtgtgtttaataaaaaaaattaaattcagtcTCAGATTGACTGTCGGAAAACATTGGAAATTCCAATATTCAGTGGTttgtgtatttttgtacatgaaatatagaACATTTTCAAGGGTGCTAACTGCTAGTGCAGATTTGTTGGCTCACGCCTACGACTGGACACGCCGCTAATTTGTGCCAAAAGCAGACGACATAAATCCTTTGAACAAGAGTCAAGCATCGACATTTCAGAGACCTTATTTGGTGAGCTCGTGATGCCGGTGCCGCTTGTTATGATTTGTTGCCGCGGTCTCTCGCCGAGCTATTTAGCCCCCGGAGAAACTGGGAAAATAATTGCACATTAAGAAACTATCAGAGCGACCGCAACTATCCGATATTTGCACGTACACCAATAACTGCGAGATCGTAGACGTCGGCGCTATCAAAGGATCGCTAGGTGTTTTCACGCGCCCGACTGTTTGCACGTCCGGCGAATAGCATTTAGACTTGAGCATATTTGTGTGATCCCATCACGAGTCGAGTCACGATCCTCTAATTGCGCTTAATTAACGTTCGGAAGCGACGTGACGTATTGCGTTGTAGGCGGAGCGAACACGGTTATGTATGTTAATGTAAATACCGTGGCCAATGAGCGCCATCACGCCACGCCGCCTTGTGATATATTAGCATTTGAATCGTTTATTCGTTCTTGCCGACTCCGAGTGCCGCTCTAACGACCCGACTGTTGACTTTTGTGGGCTTTTATGCATTTCGAATAGGCCCACCGGCCCGTTCCGCTCGGCTTCTTATGTATActtcaatttaataaattaccgtATTCGGTGTAGTGTGGGGAACGTACTTATCTATCGACTGTCGAGTGCTAATATAACGCGCTGCGCGATACCGCGTGCCGTCGATAAATTACTttgtttatcattatcagctaataatattataagtattatattgGACGTTAGGTGCGAATCGAAACGAGACATCGTAATTTTATAGATAATGATTTAATCTTATGTTAGTCGTTGCTGAGGATTCTTATAATAaagttatctttataatatacctatagcaGCGTTCTACTCTTACATGGATACCGTAGGTAgttttactaattaaataagatgcttacctacttatattattgCGTAGgtatgatataatgatgatgtttttttatatatctttcACGTCTTTATTAACTCACTATAAGGTGTATGACGTCACTTACTCATCCAGTTACAGTTGAGTCAATACAACTTAaccaattttcttaatttgaatTGCCAAGAAACTACTACATATTTCTTCTAttcttcttaaaatatttagctAAATAATGAAGTTCAACTAACGTAGAATTCATTTTACAACACTAtgttaaaatatcattttagcTTCGTCAATATAATAGTTTTGTTACAAATCCAGTTACAGTGAGACAAATTCCAGTTTCTACAAAGGGTCATGCCGGTAGAACAGACCTTACCTAATCTAACTCGTAAATCTATCATCACGGCTACCACCATAAGCGtttagtaggtataattatGTTCGTGATTTACTACGTCCGTTCATCAATCACGATAGACTATCGAGAATAGGCATATGCCTACAAAACGTCAGATTCCGCAGTTCACCCGAAATTAGCATCAAAGTGTACACAATAGGGCCTATAGTTGCATATCGCGTGTTTACAGTTGAGATGTAAACAGTACCTGCCAATGATACGCGTTTTGCATGGTTACCGGCGTGGAACATATGGGTGGCGCATCGTTTCGTCATTATCTCTATATTTTGTATAAGGTAAACTCAGTTATATTATCTATGTATGGAAGCGTTTATCTTTTACACTAGGTACTAACTAAAGACCAATAAAGTGGACCTGATTTAgaaatagattatttattacgagtatattacacGTAGTCTCAGACCAAAGTCATATGGACTActatcacacccaaattcactaTCAAAATTATCTGTCGTTCTTTGAGGGTTAAGGGGGAccaggtaaactcacacatcaaaaatatttaacaccaataaatatattttttgtgcttaCACTACgcacaatttttttatacaacaatgaaacatcttTCTATTCtaaagaaacagtttttattaatgcgttagatcattgatcttatACAGagaagtaacgtctagcgacgCAGGTCCCTGTATAATTCGTTTGAGGTTGTGGTATGTACCTATACGACgacat
This window of the Bicyclus anynana chromosome 19, ilBicAnyn1.1, whole genome shotgun sequence genome carries:
- the LOC112048953 gene encoding transcription factor hamlet, whose amino-acid sequence is MSACAAAAMREKHAAPRRLASPPSSPLERHPSPLGSPRADEPLDLRVTHKRPQRLEDENCNLIIPSPPPHPTHPTHPAHPAHPALLQFCRRLPLALPASFGRYPFLPAAAATLLAPGAPRAPPVPQNPGVNRARDRYTCSYCGKAFPRSANLTRHLRTHTGEQPYRCKYCERSFSISSNLQRHVRNIHNKERPFRCRHCDRCFGQQTNLDRHLKKHEAENGDDNRRRSPEETYFEEIRSFMGRVAPARRAGTAASVADHT